The sequence below is a genomic window from Ruminiclostridium josui JCM 17888.
TCACTGCAGCAAAGCTTGGAGACATAGTAGGTGTCAGTGAATCAACTGTAGTAAGATTTGCTATAGAACTGGGATTTGACGGCTATCCGAAGCTTCAGAAGGTTCTTCAGGAGCTTATAAAAAGCAAACTTACTTCAGTACAGCGAATAGAGGTATCATCCAATAGGATAAACGAGGACAATATACTAAAAAGTGTATTGCAATCTGATATGGATAAAATTAAATTAACACTTGAACAAATGGACACAAACAATTTTGATGAAATAGTTGAAACCATACTAGGAGCAAAAAGGATATTCATTCTAGGAGTAAGAAGTTCTGCTCCTCTTGCAAGTTTTCTTGGATTTTACTTCAATTTAATATTTGATAATATAAGGCTTGTTCACACCACAAGTGTCAGCGAGATGTTTGAGCAAATCATAAAGGCACAGCCTGGAGACGTTGTTATTGGCATTAGTTACCCACGTTACTCTAAAAGAACAATAAAAGCATTACAGTTTGCAAAGGATCAGGGTGTTAACACAATTGCCATAACTGACAGTGCTGATTCTCCGGTGGCACAGGCTGCCAATAAGTATTTGTTGGCTAGGAGTGATATGGCTTCCTTTGTAGACTCACTTGTTGCCCCATTAAGCCTTATAAATGCATTAATAGTAGCTATAGGTATGAGAAGGAAAAATGATGTCTACAATACCTTTGAAAAGCTTGAAAAGATATGGGATGAATATGAAGTTTACGAAAAAGACGATTATCGCGATGAAAAACTGTAATTTATATTGAAAGGACACATATGGGTAAAGTAATAGTAATTGGAGGCGGCCCGGCGGGAATAATGGCTGCAGGAATTGCAGCCGGAAGAGGACGGGACGTTATTTTATTGGAGAAAAACAGCAGGCTTGGCAAAAAACTATTAATATCTGGTAAAGGTAGATGTAATATTACCAATGATACTGATGTTGAAGGTTTGATAGAAAATACGCCGGGGAATGGAAATTTCCTTTACTCAGCTTTTTATACGTTTTCAAATCAGGATTTAATTGATTTTTTCAATGAAAGGGGACTTCGTACAAAAGTAGAGAGAGGCGGAAGAGTATTTCCTGAATCAGATTCTTCCAGAGATGTACTTAACACACTTATGAATTTCCTTAAATCCAACGGTGTTAAAATAACTACAGAAGCGACAGTTACTGAAATTCTTGCCCAAGATAATAAAGTTACGGGAGTTCGCCTTTCGGACGGAAGCACAATTGAGGCTGAGGCGGTTATACTTGCAGTAGGCGGAATGTCTTATCCGGGAACAGGCTCAACTGGAGACGGTTATGAAATGGTAAAAAAGCTTGGCCATACCATAACTCCCCTGAAACCATCCCTTGTACCTCTAATTACACGTGAAGAATGGATTAAGGATTTACAGGGACTTTCTCTTAAAAATGTTTCAGTTTCATTTAAAAACAGTAACGGTAAGGAGATATATAACGATTTTGGTGAAATGATTTTCACTCACTTTGGAGTTTCAGGGCCGGTAATTTTGAGTGCAAGCAGACATTTACTTTCTTATGATTTTAAAAATATAGAGCTTTTTCTTGATTTAAAA
It includes:
- a CDS encoding NAD(P)/FAD-dependent oxidoreductase; this translates as MGKVIVIGGGPAGIMAAGIAAGRGRDVILLEKNSRLGKKLLISGKGRCNITNDTDVEGLIENTPGNGNFLYSAFYTFSNQDLIDFFNERGLRTKVERGGRVFPESDSSRDVLNTLMNFLKSNGVKITTEATVTEILAQDNKVTGVRLSDGSTIEAEAVILAVGGMSYPGTGSTGDGYEMVKKLGHTITPLKPSLVPLITREEWIKDLQGLSLKNVSVSFKNSNGKEIYNDFGEMIFTHFGVSGPVILSASRHLLSYDFKNIELFLDLKPALAWEKLDERVQRDFDKYSRKQYKNSLNDLLPQKFIPVIIKLSEINPEKPVHQITKEERRRLVTLLKSLKMTIIGARPIKEAIVTAGGVKTSEINPSTMESKKISGLFMAGEVIDVDAYTGGFNLTIAFSTGYIAGLNC
- a CDS encoding MurR/RpiR family transcriptional regulator; protein product: MMNSLKNNDLLSLIQQKYNDFSKGQKLIANYITNHYDKAAFVTAAKLGDIVGVSESTVVRFAIELGFDGYPKLQKVLQELIKSKLTSVQRIEVSSNRINEDNILKSVLQSDMDKIKLTLEQMDTNNFDEIVETILGAKRIFILGVRSSAPLASFLGFYFNLIFDNIRLVHTTSVSEMFEQIIKAQPGDVVIGISYPRYSKRTIKALQFAKDQGVNTIAITDSADSPVAQAANKYLLARSDMASFVDSLVAPLSLINALIVAIGMRRKNDVYNTFEKLEKIWDEYEVYEKDDYRDEKL